Genomic window (Agrobacterium larrymoorei):
TTGACAGCCGTCGCCTCCATTTTTGGGATTTGCCCGCCAAAGCTGATTTCGGGAGAGCCCTGCCCGAAACGGACCTTCAGCGAGCCTGCCATGTCGCCAAGCTGGCTTGAAACATACAGGGACGGTACGTTGATCTCCCGTGTCGCGCTGTCAAATGTGCCATCCGCCTTCAGATCGAAGGTCACGGGCTCTTCACCGCCTGCATCGGCAACGGCTGCCGCATTCGGCAGATGAACGGAAAAATCGAAACCCTTGTCGTTGTCGAGGAGTTTTGCCTGGATGGGTAGCGTCGTGCGGCCAAATTGCAGGTTCGAATTGTCGACCAGAACAGCCTTGCCATCGAAATCGTAATGCGCGTTGACCACACCACCCGTCACGGGCTGTGCTTCCCCGCCGATATAAAGCTCGCCATTTCCCAGCGCGAAAGAAAGATCCAGCGCCGGCTTTTGATCGGCGGCACCGCGGGCCGCAGCGATGTTGATGCCGGTCTTGACGTTGAGCCCCTGGTGCATCAGCCCCTCGTCATCGAATTGTTCGAGAAGCGGGCCAATATCGAACCCGTCCAGCCGGGCGGAGAAATTGTTGATGCGGCCATCGACGGCGGTGGCTGCGAGCGCCAATTCCGCAACCTGGCCGTTGAAAGCCACATCGCCGTCGAGCGTATAGCCGCCCTCGCCATCGGGAACGAGAGATAATTCGCTGACATTGATCGTGCGCGGCTTGCCGTCTTCTCGCGGCGGCAGGCGGATGGCGATATCGGAAAGATCGATTTCCTCCGTGCCGCTGCGCTGAAAGGTCTGCGACAGCCGATCGAGATCGCCGAAAGCATTTTCCAGAAGAGCCGGGATCGCATCGATACGCAGTTGCGCGAGATCGAAGGCCTGCCCCTTGGGCAACAGTGCTGTATCAAGCTCCATGCCATTGGCTTCCAGCGTGGCGATCGACACACGCCCGGTCAGCAGCGCGAGAGGATCGAGCGCCATGCCGATGGAACGCGCACGGCTTAGATGCTGCCCCGATTCGCTATCGGTAATATCGACATCCTGGGCGACCAGCGAGAGCCGCAGCCCGGAGGAAAAGCGGATTGCGGTGGAGCCTATGCGCGCTTCGTAGCGAGGCCCGAGTGCCCGCTCCAAAGCCTGCTGTGCCTGGCTTGAGAGAGTGCTGTCGACCGAACCGGTTTCGACCGATAAAATGATGCCGCCAATGGACAGGAAGGCGAGGACAAAGAGGGCTGCAAAGACCTTGGCGAAGGCGCGCAGCATGGAGCGAGGCGGCGGGCAGTGAACGATGATCGGATCTTCCGCTTGCGCAGACGGTAAAGCGTGCAGCGGCACGATGTCGCGCTTGCTGAAACTGACCTTCTCCCCACGAATTTCCGCCATTCGTACCCTGCGCGCTCCCGGAAATATCCTGAACCCCAAGCCAGGGTCTTTTCAGTTTGGCGGTTTCACCCTGCCATCCCGCATGACTCGCCACAAGACTGGACGAAGCTGTTATTCGGTATATATCGAATACCCGCCCCCATGCTCAACAATCCGGGCAAAAGAAAGGTGAACCATGGCAGAACTGACGATTGGCGACGAAGCACCCGATTTCCGTCTTCCCAGAAACGGCGGTGGCGACATTTCTCTTTCCGATTTGAAGGGCAAGGCGGTCGTCCTCTATTTCTACCCGAAGGATGACACATCCGGCTGCACGGCAGAGGCAATCGACTTCAGCGCATTGGGTGCTGAGTTCGAAGCGGCCAATACCGTCGTCATTGGGATTTCGCCCGACTCGGTGAAGAGCCACGACAAATTTGCCGCCAAGCATTCGCTCACCGTGATGCTGGCCGCCGATGAGGACAAGAGCGCGCTGGAGGCCTATGGCGTTTGGAAGGAAAAAAGCATGTACGGCAAGAAGTACATGGGTGTCGAACGCACTACCTTCCTGATTGCGCCAGACGGCAAGGTTGCGAAAATCTGGAACAAGGTGAAGGTGCCAGGGCATGCGCAGGCGGTTCTCGATGAGGCCAAGGCTGTTTGACCGGCCAAGACTGATCCGACGACCATGACATTAACGCTGACATCGCTAAGGGGCGCTGCAACCGAAGCCATCGCCTCAGCCGATCTCGACCGCAAGACGGCGCTGGCGCAGGAAGCAGCAACCCGCTGGTTCGAGCGACGTCTCTCTCTGCGCTCGCCGCTCGACCCGAAATTGCCGGACCGCCCGGGACGACCTGGGAAGCCGGAACTTGTCCCGCCAACCGCAGTCAAGCGTCGGTCTCTCCACAGCGTGAAGGGCCGGATCGCTCTCTTGCACGCCATCGCCCATATCGAACTCAACGCCGTGGATCTCGCACTCGATATCGTTGCGCGTTACGCCAGCGAGCCGGTGCCGCATTCCTTCTTCGATGGCTGGATGCAGGTGGCCTTCGAAGAGGCGAAACACTTCCGGCTGGTGCGAGATCGCCTGCGGGCGATGGGCGCCGATTACGGAGATCTTCCGGCGCATGACGGTCTCTGGCAGGCCGCACACCAGACGCGCAATGACCTTACCGCCAGACTTGCAGTCGTGCCGCTCATTCTCGAAGCGCGCGGTCTCGATGTCACCCCCTCCCTCCAGGCCAAGATGCGGGAGACGGGCGATCTTGAGAGCGCTGCCGTTCTCGACGTCATCTATAATGACGAGAAGGGCCACGTTGCGATTGGCGCGAAGTGGTTCCGCTTCCTGTGCGCGCGTGAAAAGAAGGACCCGGCGGAAACCTTCAAACAACTGGTCCGAGTCAATTTTCGTGGACCGCTGAAGCCGCCCTTCAACGATCTTGCCCGCGCCGAGGCGGGATTGACGCCGTCCTTCTATCGGTCGTTGACCGCCGTCAGCCAAAGCTGAGCGCCTCTGTAAAAGCTTCGTTAACCTTAACAAATTATCTTTCTCAGTGGACAAAGAACCGCGGCTGGAGCTGAAATGACGGAAGCGAGGACAAACCTGGCCTTTGGCAAGAAGCGCAAGCAGCACATCCTCATTCTGGCGAGCGGCGAGAAAATTCGCCATGTCACGATCAGACCCTTGATCGTCGTCCCCGCACTGCTGATTATCCTCGTCATGAGCCTCGGCTTTATCGGCTCGACTGCCTATCTCGTTTTCCGCGACGATATGCTGGGTGCGATGATTGCACGGCAATCGCGCATGCAAAAGGATTATGAGGACCGTATCGCCGCGCTCCGTTCGCAGGTGGACCAGATTACATCGCGTCAGCTTCTTGATCAGCAAGCTGTTGAGAAGAAAGTGGAAACGCTTCTCGCCCAGCAGAATGCCCTGTCCTCCCGTCATGGACGCGCCAACGAACTCCTCAATGAGGACGCTGTATCGGCACAGGAGGACCAGAGTGTCACACCTTCGGCCAACGCGTTCGCTCCCCAAAAGAAGGCAAGCCTTTCCGGCGGCGTATCCGCCATCGACCGAGCGCTGCGTGGTCCTGAAAAAGGATCAACGCTCAAAGGCAGCTTGACCTATAGCGACAACAAGGACGCCGTGTCCGGTCGCGCGCTGACACGCATGCTCGCCTCGCTCAACCGCGTCGAATCGGAGCAGCTTGGGCGAATCGCTTCGCTGACGACTGGCGCAAAAAGCCGGGCCGATGCGATGGCCGATATCATTCGTAGCACGGGGCTTAAAATTGACGACAAGCCTGACGATGCCATCGGCGGGCCCTTTGTGGAAGCCTCGACCAATCCGTTTCAGGCCTCGCTCGCAGATCTCGACGATGCCTTGGACCGCCTGGAGACCGTTCGTGGTACGGCAGAGCGCCTGCCGCTCGGTAACCCGGCGCCCGGTCGCGATATCACCAGCCGCTTCGGCAATCGCATGGACCCGTTTCTCGGTCGTCCTGCGCTTCATACCGGCATAGACTTCCGCGCAGAGACCGGTGCCGATGTGCGGGCGACGGGTGCCGGCACTGTTTCTTTCGCAGGCTATTCAGGCGGTTACGGCAACATGGTAGAGGTCGATCACGGCAAAGGTGTCACGACACGCTACGGCCATTTGTCGCAAATCCTTGTTCGCACCGGCGAAAAGATCGAGCTATCCGATGTCATCGGCAAGGCCGGCAGTACCGGACGCTCCACCGGACCTCATGTTCATTACGAAGTGCGGTTGAACGATGAGGCGGTTGACCCGATGCGCTTCCTCGTCGCGGGCACTGAATTGAAGACTTATCTTCAGTAAAGCACCGCTTCGCATCAGAATTTGAGCCGAATTTTCTTTCATCGGCCAGTTTTCATGTGCCATTTCGGGACAAATCCCTGTTTCCTTGACTTTTCGGCGATTTAAGCCTATGTCGCGGACCACGATCTGCGGCACTAACGCTACGACAGTCGCTTGTTCTTCGAACCAGAACGGAAACAGTTTTTCCTTTGACAACATTCTCTGATCTTGGCCTGAGCCAAAAAGTCCTTTCCGCTATTGCCGATGCTGGCTACACCACGCCAACACCTATCCAGGCGGGCGCCATTCCTCCGGCGCTGGAAAGACGCGACATTTGCGGCATTGCACAGACGGGAACCGGCAAGACGGCGTCCTTCGTGCTGCCGATGCTCACCCTGCTCGAAAAGGGCCGCGCGCGCGCGCGAATGCCGCGCACACTCATTCTGGAACCGACGCGTGAACTGGCGGCCCAGGTTGCCGAGAACTTCGAGAAGTACGGCAAGAATCACAAGCTGAACGTCGCACTTCTCATTGGCGGCGTTTCGTTCGAAGAGCAGGACCGCAAGCTGGAGCGTGGCGCAGATGTCTTGATCTGCACCCCCGGCCGTCTGCTCGACCATTGCGAACGCGGCAAGCTTTTGATGACGGGCGTGGAAATCCTCGTCATCGATGAAGCCGACCGCATGCTCGACATGGGCTTTATCCCCGATATCGAGCGCATTGCGAAGATGATCCCCTTTACGCGCCAGACGCTGTTCTTCTCGGCCACCATGCCGCCGGAAATCCAGAAGTTGGCCGATCGCTTCCTGCAAAACCCGGTCCGCATTGAAGTGGCTAAACCCTCTTCGACGGCAAAGACCGTGACGCAGCGCATCGTCGCGACCCACGACAAGGATTACGAGAAGCGCGCCGTGCTTCGCGACCTGATCAAGGCTCAGACCGAGCTCAAGAACGCGATCATCTTCTGCAACCGCAAGAAGGACGTGGCCGATCTTTACCGGTCGCTCGAACGGCACGGTTTCTCCGTCGGCGCCCTGCATGGCGACATGGACCAGAATTCGCGGACAAAGATGCTCGCGGGCTTCAAGGACAATCAGATTACGCTGCTGGTCGCGTCGGACGTTGCCGCACGCGGTCTCGACATTCCCGATGTCAGCCATGTCTTCAACTTCGACGTCCCGATCCATGCGGAAGATTACGTCCATCGCATCGGCCGTACCGGCCGCGCCGGTCGCTCCGGTGCCGCCTTCACGCTCGTCAATCGTCGTGACACCAAGTATCTCGACGCCATCGAGAAGCTGATTGGCGAAAAGATCGAGTGGCTGAGCGGAGATCTTTCGGAACTTCCCGCACCCATGGAAAGTTTCGCCACCGATCGTCCGCGCCGCGGCAAGGACAAAGAACGGGATCGTGGCCGTGGCCGCGACAGAAACCGCCGCGAAGAGACTCAACAGGTCGAAGCGGAAATCCCCAATGTGAAACCGGCTGACACCATTCAGGTTGCGGCAAATGGAGGCGACAAGGTGAAGGCAGAGCGCAGGCACGAAAAGGCACCTCGCAATTTCGAGCGGAGCCACGGTGCTTCCCATGCGAATGACGACAACCGTGATCGCCGTCGCCACTATCGCGACCATGATGATGGCCCGACTCCAGTCGGCTTTGGCGATGACATCCCGGCCTTCATGCTGATCGTCGCTAACGCCAAAGGCTGATGGCACAGCCAGGCATCGATTTTCCCGGTGTCGGATGTGGTCTCGTCATCAGGCGGGACGGCAAGGTGTTGCTTTATAAGCGCGTAAAATCTCCCGAAGCTGGCCACTGGAGCATTGTGGGCGGCAAGGTCGATCACATGGAGCACGCCCTTGCGGCTGCCCGTCGCGAGGCCGAGGAAGAAAGCGGGCTGACCATCGGGGACGTCCGCTTCCTCTGTATCAGCGAGCAGATCATACCAGCCGACAGGCAACATTGGCTGTCGCTCATCTACGTAACCGATGAGGTGACGGGAACGGCGCAATTGACGGAGCCGGACAAGCTCTCCGAGATGGGCTGGTTCGATCTCAACGACCTGCCCTCTCCACTCTCTGTTTTCGCCCAGGATGCGTTTCGCCATCTCGCATCACGATGAGATCATGACCGTGCCAAGGTTGGCGGTCCATCCATCACGCGACGAACAATCATTCTTTGCCATAAAGCGCATTTTTCTTGGCGTTGAACCTTTTGCATCCTGCTCAGCCTCGATAACATTGGACAATCGCACAGGATAATGCCGTTGATGAATTCACTCCGCCTGCTCAGTTTTGCCATCAGTCTCAGCCTGGCTGGCGTTGCAAATGCTGCGACCATCGCAGTCGTTGCGCCGCAGAACGGCGCATATGAGACGCTGGGGTTGCAAATCCGGCAGGGTGTGAAGGCGGCGGCGGCAAAGGCCGGCCTCGATGTGATGGAGATCCATGAAAGCTGCGAAGACGGCAGCGGTGGTGCCATCGCTGACGGTCTCGTTGCGTCGAAAGTCTCCGTGGTTGTTGGTTTTCTATGTACGGAAACCCTCGCGGATGCGCTGCCGACGCTCAAGAATGCCGCAATCCCCGCCATCACTCTGTCGAGCCGCTCGCCCATCCTGATGGAAGATGCGTTGAAGCGCGGCTGGCCGCTCTTCCGCATGGCACCGTCGGAGAACGACGAGGCCTCTGCCGTGGCGGATATCATGCTGCGCGACTGGAAGGGATTGCCCTTTGCACTTCTTGATGATGGAACGATCTATAGCCGTGAGCTGGTGGACCGTGTGCGAGCGCGCTTGGAGGAGGCGGGATTGAAGCCGACCTTCACCGACACGCTGCGCCCTTCGCAGGAACAGCAGATCGCCCTTGTACGTCGCCTGAGCCGTACAGGCGTGACACATGTCTTCGCGGCGACAGAACGCAATGACCTATCGATCATTGCACGCGACGCTGCGGCAGAGAAAATTCCCCTCCTCCTTATGGGCAGCGACGCGCTGCGAGCGGCAAACGCACCTGTTCCGCTACAGCCGGGCACGCTTGCTGTCGCCCTGCCGGACTACGCGGCCCTACCCTCTGCGGCAGACGTGGTTCAGCAGCGCCGCGCTGCCAACATCGAACCCGAAGGCTACGTTCTTCCGGCCTATGCCGCCGCCCAACTCTCAGCCCAGGCGCTGGAAAAGGCATCGGAACAATCGAAGCCCACGCCTGTTGTGATGGTTGGTACGACCTTCAACACGGTGATCGGCCCCGTCCTCTTCAACGATCACCACGAGTTGCAGGACAATCCCTACCGGCTCCAACGCTGGACCGGAACGAATTTCGTCTCTGTGGACAAGGCGCTAAATTAGGGTGCTCCAGCGACGTCGTATCGCGAGATCGATTTCTATCTAATCGATTTGGCCCTTCTGAGGTTCGGATCGCCGCTTGTTGACCCATGCGTGCGGTGCTAAGGGCCAGCAACGCCTTGCCAAACAGGAGCATTTGCAGATGACCCTTCCCGTCCGGATCGCCCCCTCCATTCTTGCCTCCAACTTCGCAAAGCTCGGACAGGAAGTCGCCGATGTGACGGCCGCTGGCGCTGACTGGATTCATCTGGACATAATGGACGGACACTTTGTGCCGAACATGTCCTTCGGGCCGGATGTGATCAAGGCGCTTCGCCCCCACAGCAAAGCCTTCTTCGACTGCCATTTGATGATCGCGCCTGCCGATCCTTATTTTGAGGCCTTCGCGAAGGCCGGTTGCGACAGCATTACGGTCCATGCCGAAGCGGGCGTGCATTTGCACCGCTCGCTGCAAACCATCCGCTCGCTCGGCAAGAAGGTCGGCGTCACGCTCAATCCCGCAACGCCGCTTTCCGTGCTGGAAAACGTGCTGGACGATGTGGACCTCATCCTCATCATGAGCGTCAATCCAGGCTTTGGCGGTCAGAAGTTCATTCCCGCCATGCTCGACAAGATCCGCGCGGCGAAGTCGCTCATCGGCAATCGCCCGATTGAGCTGGAAGTGGATGGCGGCATCACCACCGAAACGGCTGGCAGCGCTATTGCGGCGGGCGCCAATGTGCTGGTTGCGGGTTCTGCCGTGTTCAAGGGTGATGGCGTGGATGATTATACCAAAACCATCTCCGCTCTCAGAGCATCCGCCGAAAGCGGCAGGGCCTGATCGCCACGTAAACGCCTTTCGGCAGAGGCCGTGTTGTCGAATTCACCCTGGCACACCGAATGCGTTGAGATTGCCGGAACACTTTGCTAAACGGGCACCAGATTTCTCACTCAAGAAGGCTTTGCCATGATCCCTCGTTATTCCCGGCCGGAAATGGTCGCTATCTGGTCGCCGGAAACCAAGTTCCGCATCTGGTTCGAAATCGAGGCGCATGCCTGTGACGCGCTGGCAGACATTGGCGTAATCCCGAAGGAAGCGGCAAAGACGATCTGGGAAAAGGGCGGAGCTGCCGAGTTCGACGTTGCCCGCATCGACGAGATCGAAGCCGTCACCAAGCACGACGTCATTGCCTTCCTCACCCATCTTGCAGAATTCGTTGGACCGGATTCCCGTTTCGTCCACCAGGGCATGACCTCATCCGACGTGCTCGACACGACGCTGAACATCCAGTTGGTTCGCGCTGCCGACCTGCTGATCGCCGGTATGGACCGCGTTCTGACCGCGCTGAAGACCCGCGCTTTCGAGCACAAGAACACGGTGCGTATCGGTCGCAGCCACGGCATTCATGCCGAGCCGACGACGATGGGCCTGACATTTGCCCGCTTCTATGCCGAGATGGACCGCAACCGCGCCCGCCTCATCAACGCCCGCGCCGAAATCGCCACGGGCGCCATCTCCGGCGCTGTCGGCACCTTCGCCAATATCGACCCTTCCGTCGAAGAGCATGTCTGCAAAGCGCTTGGTCTGTCGCCAGAGCCCGTATCCACGCAGGTGATCCCGCGTGATCGTCACGCCATGTTCTTTGCAACACTCGGCGTCATTGCCTCGTCGATCGAAAACGTCGCCATCGAAATTCGCCACATGCAGCGCACGGAAGTTCTGGAGGCGGAAGAGTTCTTCTCTCCTGGCCAGAAGGGTTCCTCCGCCATGCCGCATAAGCGCAACCCGGTTCTGACCGAGAACCTCACGGGTCTGGCTCGCCTCGTGCGCATGTCTGTCGTTCCTGCTTTGGAGAACGTTGCTCTCTGGCATGAGCGCGATATCAGCCACTCTTCCGTCGAGCGTGGCATCGGCCCGGACACCACCATCACGCTCGATTTCGCCCTCAACCGTCTGGCAGGCGTGATCGAGAAGCTGGTGATCTACCCGGAAAACATGTTGAAGAACATGAACAAGTTCCGTGGTCTCGTCCATTCGCAGCGCGTCCTTCTGGCTCTGACACAAGCCGGCGTTTCGCGCGAGGATTCCTATCGCCTCGTTCAGCGCAATGCGATGAAGGTCTGGGAAGAAGGCAAGGACTTCCTCGAAGAACTGTTGTCGGACGAGGAAGTGCGCGCAGCCCTTCCGGAAGAGACGATCCGCGAAAAGTTCGATCTTGGCTACCACACCAAGCATGTCGACACGATCTTCAAGCGTGTCTTTGGCGAGGCTTGATCCCTCAGCATCACGATAAGAGTTGCTCACCTTGGACAGCACTGAGGTGAGCACGACTGCATGGTGATACTCAGTCGCTCCCGACGCTTTGTGACTGATCCTGTGCTTTACATCTTGATAACGCCAGCCAACACACCAAGATAAGCGGCATGAAAGCATCAGAAGCAGATATACTCATTGTTCCCGGCTACACAAATTCCGGCCCCGACCACTGGCAAAGCCGCTGGCAGGAAAAGCTGTCGACAGCACGGCGCGTCGAGCAGGCGGAATGGTCTAAGCCTGTCCGCGAAGACTGGGTCGCTCGGCTTGTGGAGGAAGTCAACGCCTCGACGAAACCTGTGGTCCTCGTCGCGCATTCGCTCGGCGTGCCGACGGTTATCCATGCCCTGCCTGAAATCGGATCCAGGGTTGCTGGCGCGATGCTCGTCGCACCGCCAGATGTTGCCAATCCCGAAATCCGGCCAAAGCATTTGATGACCTTTGGCCCCTATCCACGCGATCCGCTCCCATTCCCGGCGATCACCATCGCCAGTCGCAACGATCCTTTCGGGACTTACGAGCATGCCGACGACATCGCCGCGGCCTGGGGCTCGCTTCTGATCGATGCTGGCATGTCAGGACATATCAACACGGAATCGGGTCATGGTCCCTGGCCGGAGGGCACCATGGTCTTCGCCCAGTTCCTGAGCAAGCTTCAACCGCCGGCTGGCTTCGATACGGCTATTCATAACCGCTGAAAAAACCAGTTCTCTTTGCCACTCTGACGGTGCATGGAAAGTAAAATAGAAATGCCGCGCAAGTATATCCTGC
Coding sequences:
- the bcp gene encoding thioredoxin-dependent thiol peroxidase; translated protein: MAELTIGDEAPDFRLPRNGGGDISLSDLKGKAVVLYFYPKDDTSGCTAEAIDFSALGAEFEAANTVVIGISPDSVKSHDKFAAKHSLTVMLAADEDKSALEAYGVWKEKSMYGKKYMGVERTTFLIAPDGKVAKIWNKVKVPGHAQAVLDEAKAV
- a CDS encoding ferritin-like domain-containing protein, which gives rise to MTLTLTSLRGAATEAIASADLDRKTALAQEAATRWFERRLSLRSPLDPKLPDRPGRPGKPELVPPTAVKRRSLHSVKGRIALLHAIAHIELNAVDLALDIVARYASEPVPHSFFDGWMQVAFEEAKHFRLVRDRLRAMGADYGDLPAHDGLWQAAHQTRNDLTARLAVVPLILEARGLDVTPSLQAKMRETGDLESAAVLDVIYNDEKGHVAIGAKWFRFLCAREKKDPAETFKQLVRVNFRGPLKPPFNDLARAEAGLTPSFYRSLTAVSQS
- a CDS encoding peptidoglycan DD-metalloendopeptidase family protein; the encoded protein is MTEARTNLAFGKKRKQHILILASGEKIRHVTIRPLIVVPALLIILVMSLGFIGSTAYLVFRDDMLGAMIARQSRMQKDYEDRIAALRSQVDQITSRQLLDQQAVEKKVETLLAQQNALSSRHGRANELLNEDAVSAQEDQSVTPSANAFAPQKKASLSGGVSAIDRALRGPEKGSTLKGSLTYSDNKDAVSGRALTRMLASLNRVESEQLGRIASLTTGAKSRADAMADIIRSTGLKIDDKPDDAIGGPFVEASTNPFQASLADLDDALDRLETVRGTAERLPLGNPAPGRDITSRFGNRMDPFLGRPALHTGIDFRAETGADVRATGAGTVSFAGYSGGYGNMVEVDHGKGVTTRYGHLSQILVRTGEKIELSDVIGKAGSTGRSTGPHVHYEVRLNDEAVDPMRFLVAGTELKTYLQ
- a CDS encoding DEAD/DEAH box helicase, translated to MTTFSDLGLSQKVLSAIADAGYTTPTPIQAGAIPPALERRDICGIAQTGTGKTASFVLPMLTLLEKGRARARMPRTLILEPTRELAAQVAENFEKYGKNHKLNVALLIGGVSFEEQDRKLERGADVLICTPGRLLDHCERGKLLMTGVEILVIDEADRMLDMGFIPDIERIAKMIPFTRQTLFFSATMPPEIQKLADRFLQNPVRIEVAKPSSTAKTVTQRIVATHDKDYEKRAVLRDLIKAQTELKNAIIFCNRKKDVADLYRSLERHGFSVGALHGDMDQNSRTKMLAGFKDNQITLLVASDVAARGLDIPDVSHVFNFDVPIHAEDYVHRIGRTGRAGRSGAAFTLVNRRDTKYLDAIEKLIGEKIEWLSGDLSELPAPMESFATDRPRRGKDKERDRGRGRDRNRREETQQVEAEIPNVKPADTIQVAANGGDKVKAERRHEKAPRNFERSHGASHANDDNRDRRRHYRDHDDGPTPVGFGDDIPAFMLIVANAKG
- a CDS encoding NUDIX domain-containing protein, with the protein product MAQPGIDFPGVGCGLVIRRDGKVLLYKRVKSPEAGHWSIVGGKVDHMEHALAAARREAEEESGLTIGDVRFLCISEQIIPADRQHWLSLIYVTDEVTGTAQLTEPDKLSEMGWFDLNDLPSPLSVFAQDAFRHLASR
- a CDS encoding ABC transporter substrate-binding protein is translated as MNSLRLLSFAISLSLAGVANAATIAVVAPQNGAYETLGLQIRQGVKAAAAKAGLDVMEIHESCEDGSGGAIADGLVASKVSVVVGFLCTETLADALPTLKNAAIPAITLSSRSPILMEDALKRGWPLFRMAPSENDEASAVADIMLRDWKGLPFALLDDGTIYSRELVDRVRARLEEAGLKPTFTDTLRPSQEQQIALVRRLSRTGVTHVFAATERNDLSIIARDAAAEKIPLLLMGSDALRAANAPVPLQPGTLAVALPDYAALPSAADVVQQRRAANIEPEGYVLPAYAAAQLSAQALEKASEQSKPTPVVMVGTTFNTVIGPVLFNDHHELQDNPYRLQRWTGTNFVSVDKALN
- the rpe gene encoding ribulose-phosphate 3-epimerase — encoded protein: MTLPVRIAPSILASNFAKLGQEVADVTAAGADWIHLDIMDGHFVPNMSFGPDVIKALRPHSKAFFDCHLMIAPADPYFEAFAKAGCDSITVHAEAGVHLHRSLQTIRSLGKKVGVTLNPATPLSVLENVLDDVDLILIMSVNPGFGGQKFIPAMLDKIRAAKSLIGNRPIELEVDGGITTETAGSAIAAGANVLVAGSAVFKGDGVDDYTKTISALRASAESGRA
- the purB gene encoding adenylosuccinate lyase, which codes for MIPRYSRPEMVAIWSPETKFRIWFEIEAHACDALADIGVIPKEAAKTIWEKGGAAEFDVARIDEIEAVTKHDVIAFLTHLAEFVGPDSRFVHQGMTSSDVLDTTLNIQLVRAADLLIAGMDRVLTALKTRAFEHKNTVRIGRSHGIHAEPTTMGLTFARFYAEMDRNRARLINARAEIATGAISGAVGTFANIDPSVEEHVCKALGLSPEPVSTQVIPRDRHAMFFATLGVIASSIENVAIEIRHMQRTEVLEAEEFFSPGQKGSSAMPHKRNPVLTENLTGLARLVRMSVVPALENVALWHERDISHSSVERGIGPDTTITLDFALNRLAGVIEKLVIYPENMLKNMNKFRGLVHSQRVLLALTQAGVSREDSYRLVQRNAMKVWEEGKDFLEELLSDEEVRAALPEETIREKFDLGYHTKHVDTIFKRVFGEA
- a CDS encoding RBBP9/YdeN family alpha/beta hydrolase, whose product is MKASEADILIVPGYTNSGPDHWQSRWQEKLSTARRVEQAEWSKPVREDWVARLVEEVNASTKPVVLVAHSLGVPTVIHALPEIGSRVAGAMLVAPPDVANPEIRPKHLMTFGPYPRDPLPFPAITIASRNDPFGTYEHADDIAAAWGSLLIDAGMSGHINTESGHGPWPEGTMVFAQFLSKLQPPAGFDTAIHNR